Genomic window (Microbacterium oxydans):
GACGAACGCGGGCCTCGCGTCGCGGCCGCGGTCCTCGCCGGTGCCGCCCTCGCCCTCGCGGGTGTGGCCGTGCAGGGCACGGTGCGCAATCCGCTCGCCGAGCCCGGTCTGCTCGGCATCACGGCGGGCGCGGGACTCGGTGCCGTCATCGTGGTGACGTCGAGCGTCGGCGGTGGGGCCCGCCCCGCCATCATCGCCATGGCCATCGTCGCCGGGCTGCTCACGTTCGCCCTGATCACCCTGCTCGCCTGGCGGGGTGGGCTGCTGCCCGACCGGTTCGTGCTCGTCGGAATCGGCTGCGGCTATGCGATCAGCGCCGTGACGACGTTCCTGCTGCTGCGCTCCGACCCGTGGGAGACCCCGCGCATCCTCACCTGGCTGTCCGGCACGACCTACGGGCGCTCGCTCCCGGACGTGATGCCGGTGGCCGTCGTGCTCGTCATCGCCGTACCGCTGCTCTGGGGAATGCGTCGCCAGCTCGACCTGCTCGCGATCGACGAGGACACGCCCCGCATCCTCGGTGTCCCTCCCCAGCGTACCCGGCTCGGAGTGCTCGCCCTCGCCGCCGTGCTCGCGTCCGTCGCGGTGGTCGCGGTCGGCACCGTGGGGTTCGTCGGTCTCGTCGCCCCGCATCTCGCACGAACGCTCGTCGGTGCGCGGCACGGCAGGGTCATCCCGGTCGCGATGGTGCTGGGCGGACTGATGGTGCTCGTCGCCGACACGCTCGGTCGCACCCTGATCGCGCCGTCGCAGCTGCCGGCCGGCCTCATGGTGGCGCTGGTCGGCGCCCCGTACTTCGTCTGGCTGCTCGGGCGGATGCGGGACTGACCCGCACCCGCCCCGGGTCGATCACCCGGCGGAGGAGGACCTGCGCGCGCGGGCACTGCGGCAGGCGAGGACGATTCCTCCCAGCAGTGCGGCCACGAGCGATCCCACGAGCACGCCGATCTTCACGTGCTCGTCCGCGACGGAGCTCGAGCCGTACGCGAGCTCGCCCACGAGCAGTGAGACCGTGAAGCCGATCCCCGCGAGGAACGCCATGCCGGCCAGGTCGGGCCAGCGCAGGGTCTCATCCAGGCGCAGCGCCGGGACCCGGCTCAGCAGGAAGGTCGTGGCGAGGATGCCGATCGGCTTGCCGGCGACGAGCCCCACGACGATCCCGATCGTGATCGGATCGGCGAAAGCGGAGGCGAGGCCCGCCCATCCGCCGATCGTGACCCCGGCGGCGAAGAACGCGAACACGGGGACCGCGAACAGTGTCGCCACGATGCTCCAGCGGTCGGCGAAGTGCGCAGCCATCCCGTCGTACACCGGTCGACCCCCGTCATCCGTGCCCGTGTGCACCCGGGCGCGCTCGGTCGCCGTGACGGGGACGACGAAGCCGAGCAGTACACCCGCGACGGTCGCGTGGATGCCGGACGCGTGGATGCACACCCACACCGCGATCGCGAGGGGGAGGAGGAGCCACCAGGCCCGCACGCCCTTCGCCACCAGGGCGGCGAACCCGGCCAGCGGCAGCAGCGCGAGGATCAGCCACGGGAAGCTGATGGTGTCGGTGTAGAACGTCGCGATGATGGTGATCGCGATGAGGTCGTCGATGATCGCGAGCGTCAGCAGGAACACACGCAGGGCCGGCGGCAGGAACTTCCCGACCACGGCGATCACGGCCACGGCGAAGGCGATGTCGGTCGCGGTGGGGATGGCCCAGCCGCGCAGGGCATCCGCTCCGCTTCCGGCGTTGATCAGGACGAAGAGGAGCGCGGGCACGAGGACACCGCCGACGGCTGCCGCGATGGGCAGTGCCGCCCGGCGCGGATCGCGCAGGCGGCCGGCGACGAACTCCTCCTTCAGCTCGAGGCCGACCACGAAGAAGAAGATCGCGAGCAGGCCGTCGGCCGCCCAGGCGCCGATGCTGAGTTCGAGGTGCAGCTCGGGGATGCCGAAGGTGAAGTCCCGGACGGATTCGTACCAGGAGGCGGCGGGACTGTTGGCGAGGATCAGGGCGGCGAGCGTCGCGCCGAGCAGGAGCGCGCCGCCGAGCGTGTCGCTGCGGGCGGTGGAGCGGATGCCGCGCCACAGTGCGTGCGGGGCGAGGGGGAAACGGGCAGGGGCAGGACTCGGGGACACGGAAAGACCTCACGCGAGAGAAGGGGTGAAGGGCGCAGAAGACCACCGCCCCGTTCGAGGCGTGGTCTAGTTCCGTGGCGGCGGGCAGCCGGCGATCTCGCCGTGCGAGAGCGTGCCCCACACGCTGGTCCACCCGTTCGTGCCCGGGTGCAGGACGACGCGCATCCACTCCCTCATCGGGGTCGCCGAGCGGAGACGGTGCGGGGCACGCGTCGAGCCGGCGATGGAGAGGAGGGGCACCGGATCAGCCTATCCGGAGGCGCGGGGGACGGCCTCCCGCGACCACTAGTATCGATTTCCGGGCGGGCAGACTCGGGAAGCCTCCGCCACGGCGCTTCAGCAGCGCCGATCTTTGAACCGCAGGACAGCCCGACCTGCTCGCGATGAGCCGCGCCAACCCGAGAAGAGGCGACGCAGGATGATGCGTTCCCCGTCCATCGAGCATCCGCCGGTGCGCCCAGGAGCAGGTGCAGACACCCCGAACCGGCGCATGAGCGCGATGCGGAGGCACGGATGAACGCGTATCCGCACCCGACCGGTCGGCCGCCCGCTCGGAAGCGGCAGGGCGCCCGTGTCGTCGTTCTCAACGTGCTCGCGCTCGTGGCCATGTTCTGGATGATCTACGAAGTCCTCGGCCTCGGCGA
Coding sequences:
- the nhaA gene encoding Na+/H+ antiporter NhaA, with translation MSPSPAPARFPLAPHALWRGIRSTARSDTLGGALLLGATLAALILANSPAASWYESVRDFTFGIPELHLELSIGAWAADGLLAIFFFVVGLELKEEFVAGRLRDPRRAALPIAAAVGGVLVPALLFVLINAGSGADALRGWAIPTATDIAFAVAVIAVVGKFLPPALRVFLLTLAIIDDLIAITIIATFYTDTISFPWLILALLPLAGFAALVAKGVRAWWLLLPLAIAVWVCIHASGIHATVAGVLLGFVVPVTATERARVHTGTDDGGRPVYDGMAAHFADRWSIVATLFAVPVFAFFAAGVTIGGWAGLASAFADPITIGIVVGLVAGKPIGILATTFLLSRVPALRLDETLRWPDLAGMAFLAGIGFTVSLLVGELAYGSSSVADEHVKIGVLVGSLVAALLGGIVLACRSARARRSSSAG